From the genome of Bos javanicus breed banteng chromosome 23, ARS-OSU_banteng_1.0, whole genome shotgun sequence:
ggatgccatcatagactcaatggatatgagatAGTGAGATtctaagagatagtgaaggacagggaagcctggcacgctgtaattcatggggtcacaaagagttggacacgactgagcgactgaacaactacaagaCAGTATTGTACACCAAATAAGTCTGTCAAGTCAGGTACTATGGGCTTGTTTCTCTTCAATTCTCATATGCTTAAATACGGAATTTCCACAGTTGGCAGAACACAGTGGACTGGGAGTCAGAGTTTGACTTTAGCTGTAGATCTGTTACTTTAATGCTGTTAGATAAGCAAATCAGTCAACTCCTCCAAGCCTCAAACTTCTATAATGATTTCCTCCAGCTTGTATGCTCTGTGATTCTTTTGAATTGCCCAAAGCATTTTGGATAGTGCGAGGCACTTGACAGCTCTCAAGAAAAATACCTATAACCTTACTTGTGAAGGTTCTGAAATGGCCCATACTTGTTGAGCCAGGTCTTGAAACTTATCTATATTAGTAAGAATTCAACATATTCAGATGGATTTAAGGATCCTGAAGACTAGATTATTTTAAACTCTGTTTACAACATTAGTATTTAATAGTGAGAAAGAAATTTGAGCTGTTACTAATTTCTACCAGAGATGAATTAGTTCAGTGATTTGTCAGCCATTGATTGCATACCTGCTCTTCATTTATCACTGTGATAAACAGtacaaaaagatgaaaacagcCTCTTCTCTATTCTTGAGGTAGTAGTTCATCATCTGGTGGAGACTGTAAGCAAGTTTTGTGTGTTAATCttatttgatcttcacaacaatcctgtGAAGTAAGTCATATTGCTAGTTCTTTCctgaggaggaagctgaggcaccaAGAGTTAGATGAGTTGCCACATAACACAAAATGGTAACTTGTGGAGCCTAGACCCACACTCAAAGCCTGGGCTTGAAACTGCTTCCCCCAGCACAGGGGAATTAGTCTGTACCACTCATTCCAGATATTCTAGATGCACACCAAGGGGTTCAGTCAACCCTGATCCTTTCCTAAAATCAGATGGAAGATAGGAGGTCAGGACAACCATCCACAACTCCTGTGCAGTGACTTGATGGGAAATAAGAGTAGTTATGTTTGTTCTCTAAGCAGTTATGTTGTCTCATTCTTCTAAGGAAGAATGAAATATACTTACTCCACTAGAATTACTATcccacatgaactgtgaattttgcCAGGCcacttttaaaggttttttttttttttttctatgcaatTGTGAAAATTGCCTTAACTGCTGGGTTCTCTTAATATCACTGCTGTTTGACCATTTTCTTctcatcatgttttttttttttaatcctgattGAGTGTGTAcacttttataaaaacattttacttttctgtagAAAAGAATGCAAGATATAGTTTAAAAGCTAGGCACAGAATTTGACCatcaatttttaaagttcattcagTTATGCAAATCTTCTATATTTATTACTGTGAATGgagatttaaaaatacaagtaGGAATACAAATCTTAATTACAAGCtgagaagaaatagaagaaacaacTCAAAGTAAATGATGTAGTAGAATAGGATCAGGAAAGCCATCTAAACACTGCTGACTGCCCACATTAGCAAATGTAGCCCAAGCTACAACTCTGTTTATTAATTGAAAGATCTAAGCCACACTGAGTGATCATTGGAATTAGGCAGGAgttcagaaaaatgtaaaatcataACAACAGATCACAGAATTTTTGGTCCAAAAGGAACTTTctgaactctcattcattgttaTTTACTGGCTGAGTTTagtaaaatcactttttttttgtattatcctATTTTGACATTTgattaaatgaaattcaaataaattccCCAGGGTACTATGTTAGGAAATAAGGCATGTTTCCCGTCATCTACGGCAAAAATCTTGGGCACTGTACCTTAATTTGCCATGTCAGGATCTGTGAAAAGGAGGGTAATTCATGGGCCTATgttaatctcttttcttttttctccagctATTTTTGAGCTTTCATATTCCTGCTTGTTACTATTAAGGTGACCTAAGATAgagagattgccgggagaaatatcaataacctcagatatgcagatgacaccacccttatggcagaaagtgaagaggaactcaaaagcctcttgatgaaagtgaaagtggagagtgaaaaagttggcttaaagctcagcattcagaaaacgaagatcatggcgtctcgtcccatcacttcatgggaaatagatggggaaacagtggaaacagtgtcagactttaattttttgggctccaaaatcactgcagatggtgattgcagccatgaaattaaaagatgcttactacttggaaggaaagttatgaccaacctggatagcatattcaaaagcagagacattattttgccaacaaaggtccgtctagtcaaggctatggcttttccagtagtcatttatggatgtgagagttggactgtgaagaaggccgagcgccgaagagttgatgcttttgaactgtggtgttagagaagactcttgagagttccttggactgcaaggagatccaaccagtccattctgaaggagatcagccctgggatttctttggaaggaatgatgctaaagctgaaactccagtactttggccacctcatgcaaagagttgactcattggaaaagactctgatgctgggagggattgggggcaggaggagaaggggacgacagaggatgagatggctggatggcatcactgactcgatggacgtgagtctgagtgaactccgggagttggtgatagacagggaggcctggtgtgctgtgattcatggggttgcaaagagtcggacacgactgagcgactgaactgaactgaactgaactgaagatagagAGGGGAAGAGGATGAGAGTGTGAGGTAGCCAAGGAGAAATATCCATCACATTCAGCCTCCCACTTCCTCCTTATCCAGACTTATGCTACTCTGTCTTGGTTGAAGATAAGAGAGGTCTATGAGCTTGTGGCTGCTTTAACCAATAGAGTATGACAAAAGTGATATTGTGACAGGCAAGGCTAGGTCCTAACAGGACATTCAACTTTCACCTTGTTGGTTAGAACTTACTCTTAGAGTTTTGAGTGACCATGTTAAGAAGTCTGACTACCTTGAGACCATTCTGTGAGGAAGCCTATGCCAGTCACGTGGAGAGACTACTAACAGTGCCCTGGTTAACATTCCCAGTAACAGTCTAGCCTTTCAGTTATCCCAACCCAGATGCCAGACTTACAAGTTATGAAagttaataaacagaaacctcattTTAAATGGAGTTAAGAGGCCATAGGGAGAGCTCTAAGCCTTACCACTCCAGGTCAGTTGGTGATCCAATGGAAAGGGATGGTACCTTGGTGTCTCCAAAAGGAAGATGGTTACCACTTGACTACCcagcaggaggaagaaagaatttcTCATTGCCAGGCAACAGCCCAGCCAATAAAAGACTGCCACAACTCAGCCAGAGAAAAGCCAGTATACTTCAAACTCCCAGTTTCTTCCAATGGACTCATGTTTATAGCAGCTCCGCCCTATTGCCCTTCTTTATAAAAGAGCATTCCTCTCATTTGTTCTCTGGACTTGCCGGTGGTTCCCTATAGATTACATGCCAGGAAATGTCATTCTTTACTGTTTCTGAGTAAACCCttttttctgataaaataatTGATTGTTGTATTATTTTAGGTTAACAAAGTGAAGATGCCTCCATATAATTCTAGTCCCTATAGACTAAGTTTTCCCAGACACTGTAGAGCAAAGCCAAACCATCTCCTTTGTGCCCTGTCCAAATTCACCTATAGAATCCATGAGCATAATAAAATGGATGGAATTTCATGCCATTAAGTTTTTTTGCACAGCAGTAGATGACTGAAACATTTACGGGTCTTTGTATCCTATCTCTGCTTCAGTCCCTGATTTGTGAactgcaaagcagagacattactttgccaacaaaggttcgtctagtcaaggctatggtttttcctgtggtcatgtatggatgtgagagttggactgtgaagaaggctgagtgccgaagagttgatgcttttgaactgtggtgttggagaagactcttgagagtcccttggactgcaaggagatccaaccagtccattctgaaggagatcagccctgggatttctttggaaggaatgatgttaaagctgaaactccagtactttgaccacctgatgcaaagagttgactcattggaaaagactctgatgctgggagggattgggggcaagaggagaaggggacgacagaggatgagatggctggatggcatcactgactcaatggacgcgagtctgggtgaactccaggagttggtgatggacagggaggcctggcgtgctgccattcatggggttgcaaagagtcggacacgactgagcgactgatctgatctgatctgagggtaAAAACGTTCTTAATCCTCTTCACTGAGTATCCCTGTTAACTGACAAGTAATGATTCTCAGTAATTTGGTGTGTAAATAAAACCCTTTCATTGACTAAGTGGAATATGGAgtgaacaaatttattttctcacattaaaatttttctaaaattttctaccTTTTAATATATCATTAAATGTTGGATACTGCAGAGCTTGAGCTAATTGTATAGACTCTTCAaaccaaaataaagaagagaaaaatgccaCAAGtgcaataaatgtaaaattttaaccaaAGAAATACTTATACTATCTTTTGATAATTAACTATCAAGAAAGTTTGAGATCAGTGAAAAATGACTTAAACAATTGAATTATATGTAAAAACACCAATGAATTTTCCTAAAATTAATAGTACACAATAACACAGCTTCTAAAAGTTGTGATATTGCCCACTAATATTTACTAGATGTTTTGTTCACTAGTCATTCCTTCAACCTCTCCCTATCTTAGTAGAGCATGTCACCATGTGGGGATCCAATCATTTATTGGGTGGTGTATAAAAGACTGAATTTGGTGTGTGAAAGGGTGATTTAGAGTTGTCAGAATATAATGTTTAAAAGGGCTAGCTGTCTCAAATCTAAATTACAAGGAATCCCTTCACATAACCTGAGACACAGTATGCTCATCTTATTAAAATAGGGACTATCAAatcttataataaaccataagaTTAGAGCACTATTGATATCAATTCCAGTATTCCTTCCAGaataatcccatagacaaaggagcctggcaggctacatctatggggtggcaaggagtcagacacaactgagcaactaagcacacacaatatCCATTTCAGGGTTCTCGTCTGGATAAAatcaaatacaaacaaaaaaagatcgtTGGATAGGTTtttcatacaaaatatataattttatatccttaacagttgttgttattgttcagacactcagtcgagtctgactctttgcagttgcaactctttgcaactctttgcaactacagcaccccaggcttccttgtccttcactatctcctggagtttgctcaaattcatgtccattgagttggtgatgccatccaaccatctcatcctctgttgtccccttcttctcctgccctcaatctttcccagcatcggggtcatttccaatgagtcagctctttgcattaggtggccaaagttggagtttcagcttcagcatcagtccttccaatgaatattcagggttgatgtcctttacgattgactactttgatctccttgctttccaagggactctcaagagtcttctccagcaccacagttctaaaacatcaattctctggtgctgagtcttctttatggtccaactctcacatcagtacatgactactggaaaaaccacagctttgactatctTAACAGTGAATTATGGAAATAATATCAAAACAGTCTCTGTCTCCAGGTTGCCCCTTTTGTCACATTAGCTCATTACTCTGCTTTAAGTactgtgaaaatgaaagaagccTCATTTAAAATGGAGTTaagaatgggacttccctggttgtttagtggttaagactctgtactcccaatgcagcggAAATAGGTTCTGTCTCTGATCAGGTAAGATCCCacacagcgcagccaaaaaataaaaaaatgtaaaaagaagcaCCAAAGGAGGAACTCTCCCACATGTACCCCTCAACACATTTAATGAAGAAAATCTTCAGAAGCTAATGTTACTCTTCATTTTTCATGGCATGATGGGCTACATCACCCTGAACATTATAGATGATGTAGTAGCTTGAATGACTTCCCAAAAGATATGTCCACCTCATAATCTCCAGAACTTTGGATGTTACCTTCAGTAGCAAAAGATGTGATTACTCAAGGATGTTGAGAAATTTATGCTAGTTTACCTGGGTGGACTCTACCTGCCATCGcatgtgtccttataagagaaaggcagaaggagattAGACTGAGGCACACACAGAGGAGGAGatatgaaaacagaggcagaactgAGAGTGATGCGACATGAAGCATGCCAGTAGCCACTAGAAAGCAAAAAAGACAAGGAACAGATCCCACCAATTACCCCTCCCGtgcccccccacacacagctTCCAGAGGGAGCATGACCTTactgacaccttgactttagaCTTTTgagctccagaactgtgaaagaataaatttcactgtctcctttatttatatattccattatatCACAAATTTTATCTTCAGGAGGTTGTTTTTTATATCTAATCAAATTCTCCTAATTCTTACTGACTTAGCCACAGACTTCCTGGATCAGAATGATCTTATAAGTCATGTAGTCCAATTCCTTCTAGAACTGAAAATCTTGTCTCCAcagatatatttattcatttaaactctctctttttttttttccagtgttgaCTCTTATACACTGAATCACAGTAGCTTCCACCTAACTCTTCCCTTAGAAGCCACAAGAATCAATTTCTACATGATATTTTTCTAAAGGCGTGGTTATATCTATCATTTTCTCTGTGTCTACATTTATTCTTTGGTGATTCACAGATGGTTATGACATGTGATCTAACTACAGAAAAtttataaagcatattttaaaaaggaaaagcctTAGGTAGACTAACTGAGtctctattttatatagatttcCATTTTCCCATATTGCCAGAGATGTAACTATTTCATCATGGTATGATGTAAATTTTATTGTCAATCCCTTTTTATATAATACCATCTTTATTTTTACCCATTAATATGAATCCTATCCTTCACAGAACAGACAATACTCTACATGACTGCCCTTAATATGCGTGAAGAGAACTATTGCATCAAACATTGACAAAGCATTTTCACTCCATGTTAAGTAAACCTAGGCCTTCAGTAGTTCTTCAAGAGACATGATGTTCTGATTCCTCATTTCTCTAGTCATTATTCTGCAGAGGCATTTTGGTTTTACAATATATGTATCTCTCAAAATGTGAATCCTAGAACAGAAGTCAGTGATTTGTATGTTTAATTAACAACAGTTGGTTTATACTGGCTTCTCAGCCTGAATTCCTTATCTGCGGTGATCAGGGTGTCCTCCTACCTCCAGATGTGGAGAGTGTACCTTTCACATGAGAGATTTGTTCCCTGTTTTCcgggagagagaggagggtcaGAGTTTCCTCCTTGTATCTGCTGCTTCTCAAGCAACTTCAACTCAAAATAATGCCATTGTGATATTTTAGGAGGTGGCCCACCCTGAGCTCCAGGACTGGCAAgacatctttattcattttaacCATTAGCACAGCAGTCCTTAAAGTGCAGTCCCTGATCTGCACAACCTGAGAATTGATTAGAAATGCAattcccagcccctccctccagaCCTCCTACTTTAGAACTCTAGGAGTGTAGGTGGGTTGACTCCCAGGGATCTTGGATTTTAAAAGCCCTCCAGGTGGTCTTGATGCAAGTTGAAGTTTTAAGATACACCATGTTGTGTCAGAAAATTACACTGAGGCAGAAATGTACCTTGTTACTGTAAGGTATTCAAAGGAAACAAGCTAATTGTGTTTCTTAGTtactgtattttctgtttttggatTTAGTAGAAGaagtaattagaaaaagaagCAGTTAAAGTTATTACAGTGGAactattcatcagttcagttcagtcactcagtcatgtccaagtctttgtgacctcatggactgcagcacgccagctatTCATTAAATCAGCCAAAAACCAACTCACAgtgtgcaaatatttttctcagcaCTTTGATGAGCTCTGAAGGCCATGTGGAAGAAGTATAAATTATAATCTATGGTACCTAAGGGAGGTAACATAAGGTTTTATTCTTACACAAGAAAAGTGCATTGAATAAGCAATGAATGTCATTATATACTGTGCTAGTTTTATGATTTAGATTCTAATTGCTTTAAGGCTTAAAAGGAGACAGATAACATAGATGGTAAGGGAATCATGAAAAAAATTCCAATAAAGAGTGTGTGATTCAGGTCTAAAATGTAGCTACAAATTTATTTGGTAGATGGAATAGGATAAGATACTTCAATTTAGGATAAATGGAAAGTATAGACATGAGAGAAGATCCAGATAAAACTGTGGAAGTAAAATCATTGTGGAACCCAAATATTGTGTTGATGTGGGAATAGTGTTAAAATTTAAGCTATTATCATTAACTTTATATCTATAAGAGGAGGGGGCTTTGGATGGCTTTATGGACTTCTGTCTCctgtaattaagaaaatatttgtggtGTGTGTAAGCATATTTGAACGtgtataaaaattttatgtttccTAAACTTTTATTCTAGACTCACAGAAGTTTAAGAATCTTTACCAAGTACACAAGCCAGTGTTATAAAGCCTGagactttaaatatttcaagctTGCACTATTTTAGGGGATCATAATGCACCAGTTCTCAGGACTTGTGCAATGACTATAGGTAGACAGTAGGAAATAAGTGTAATTTTTTgtcagtgacattttatttaaagaagttCATGATAATAGTTCTAACAGTAGTCAGACTAAAGCAACTTCAACatatttcatttaactttaattaaattaaatttattaaatttattaaattattaaaatagtaaaCTTCAAGGCTTTAACAAGGCCTATCATTTGGATATTTCTTGATTAAGAGAATCCTTGCAATCAGCCTCTTAAATGCACCCTTTACATCTTTGTTCCTAAGTGTGTATATAAGGGGGTTCAACATGGGTGTGATGATTCCATAGAAAAGGGATACCATCTTTCCCCGATCCTTGGAGGCAGGGGATGGTGGTTGCAGGTACATATAGATAGCAGTGCCATAAAAAAGAGACACCACTATCAAATGGGAGCCACATGTTCCAAATGCCTTTCTCCGACCTTCCACTGATTGTATTCTCAACACTGCTTGGACAATAAAAGCATATGATATCAGAATGAGTGTCACAGGTATTAGAAGGAATAGCACACTGATAAAGAATAGTTCAGCTTCATTTGCTGTTGTGTCTACACATGACAACCTGAGCAGAGCAGGAACTTCACAGAAGAAGTGATCCACTTCATTGTGGCCACAGAGTGGCATCTGCAGGGTCAAGGTGGACTGCAATACTGAGTTGCTAAAGCCACTAACCCAGGACATAGCTGCCAGCTGGAGGCAGAGCCTTTGGTGCATGATGACGGAGTAGTGGAGAGGCCGACAAATAGCTACAAACCTATCAAAGGACATGACAGCCAGGAGGAGACATTCAGTGGAACCCAAagccaggaaaatgaaaagttgtGCCACACAGCCGCCATAACTAATCACCTTCCTGATGCTGCATATGTTTACCAGCATTTGTGGAACTGTACTTGTGGTGTAGCAAAGGTCCAAGAGTGAGAGAttggtaagaaaaaaatacatggggGTATGGAGCTTGGAATCCAGACGGGACACGATAATTATTGCTAGATTGCCCAGGATGGTCAAGATATAGGAAATTAGGAACACCACAAAGAGTGGAAGCTCCAGCCATGGTCGATCTGAGAAACCTAAGAGGATGAACTCTTGGGGGACACTGTCATTGATCCTATTCATGTTAAATGGTCAGCTCTTGGTTCTCTGGAATATAAAAAGTAAGTTAACAAGCACATTTATTTACTGTCAGTTATAAGCATTTTGCTAATAGTTTGTATAAACTTATAGAATGATGCTATTaataatgtgaaaatatattgacaaaaatatacatatttatctttCCAAGTATTTCAagtgtttctatttttaagtgtattagcaaaataaatttcaaaaattttaaagtatcatcAATTTCTGTATTCATAGAActtattctttataaaatatcaaaatttgatCTTTTGTTATTCTGTAAATTCATTGTTCTCACTTTTTTTCTACCCTGGGTACCTACTATTAGATAGATATAGACACAGTTCCTGCCATTTGAATTCATTCTCTGCatgcctgctgagtcacttcagttgtgtccaactctttgcgaccccatggactgtaacccgccagactcctctgtccttgggattgtccaggcaagaatactagagtgggttcccatgtcctcctccaggggatcttcccaacccagggatcgaacccacatctcctgcgtctccttctTTGGCAGGTGAGCTCTTTACCCCAATCGACATCTATTTTCTCCTAATGCCAATGAGATTCCCTGTTTAAAAATtgtgtaaattaaaattaattaaaattgtgtAAATTTcacacccctcccccccaaaagaACATGTAGAAAGTATCAAtaatggacacaactgagaacatatatatatttttttattttagaagctCAGAATTCATAAGGGATTATTTAATAATATGGAACTGGACTTGGGCTCATAGGCTACCTTGACTAATTAGTTACATTACACTGGGAATGTTTCTTATCCTCTGATCTTCATGTTCTTCACTTGTGAAAATAATCCTGCATTTTTAGGTTGTCTTGAtataaaacatatacacatattatttagTCTAGACCCTGGCCCTTAGAAACAGAGCAGTGTGGATGAAAGAAGTTAGAGTGTTTCAAGGTTTCTGAGGTTGCTCAGAGAGGAGTTACTTATGgtttataaaactataaattttcTAAGTTTACCAGTGAAAGATGGTTCTGCCAGTTGAAAACTCaccttcctttttcctccttaGCCCCCAAACTATCAACCCTCAAAGTAAGGATCCTAGTAACCACCCGCTGTGAAgtataaatgtgatttttcagtgaaaattggctggcatagtgcctggcacatagaaacaCAGTTATGTTAGTCAAAGTATGATAGTGATGTGGGAACTCTGAGACACTTtgcccagtcacttcagtcatgtttgactctgagaTGCCATGGGctgtaagcctgccaggctcctctgtccatagaattctccaggcaacaataccagagtgggttgccatactctcctccaggggatcttcccaacccagggatcaaacctgcatctcctgtgtctcctgcattgcaggcatattctttacctctgagccacacaGGAAGCCCTCTTGAGATGTTTTAAGCAAAAGCTATTCAGCGCCCTGAATTTCCTAAAACTGCTGATATGTCAGTTCCACCTGCTAAACATGTATTCATCCTGAAGAAATCTTAACAGGACactctaaattattttattattttatcaatatCAGAATACAAAATTTCATGATTATTCAGGTTCATTTGAAAGATAGcaatgtgtattttaattttgttctacTTTTTCTGGGACTACTAGTCCCCTAAAAATGGCTTTACTCTCATTTGACAAAAACTTTGAGAAACATAGTCATAGATATAGACGTAAAATGATGTTTAAATGtatctttaaatgaaaaaaagtagtTACTGAACATTTGTATAGCATAATTCTATCAAtttataaaacagtattttacacatacatgcataaagatactaatacataaatttaaaattacctTGAAGTATACAGAAGAAAGTGTTACTCCTGAGAAATGGGGATGGTGGAGAGTAAgcagaattatttataaatttatgtgttttttgttctaatttttaaaaaggagacattattcttttaacattaaaaaaaaaatcttcacttaaaattccatgggcaggagagtctggtgggctacagtgctcGGGGCCAcagaagttggacatgactgagggactgagagcacacacacacacacacacacacgcacatatcaATTTACTCGCTGTATTTAACTCTCAGAGCAGCATTGCTTTAGTTTAATACTTTGATCCTCATTAGGGTGCAGATCTTtgcaagaaaattaattttttaacctcctcatgttttcttaaaattatatctGAATCTGCAAGGAGTTTTTCTAAGGAATGGATTGGGGGCGGTGGTGAAGggcattttgaattttattggggaaaaaaaaaatgttgccaagGAATGGAGGAATCAGGTTAAACAGCATAAATGGCCTCAGTAGAGAGATTTCACACAATCCATAATTTCCTTGAGTTGCATAAGTGTTGAACAGATCCACTCTGGTCCATGTAACTGGGGTGAATGACACTCCCCAGTTTACCCAGGACTGCTGCGGTTACTCCTACTGTGCTTGCAGTTTGGTAATAGAGCCACTTTCATTCTCAGTATTCCTGTTTGGATAAGGTGCAGTATCTCTTTAAATGTAATATTGCAGAATgacacaattctttttttttttttttgtatccttatttt
Proteins encoded in this window:
- the LOC133236006 gene encoding olfactory receptor 2B2-like → MNRINDSVPQEFILLGFSDRPWLELPLFVVFLISYILTILGNLAIIIVSRLDSKLHTPMYFFLTNLSLLDLCYTTSTVPQMLVNICSIRKVISYGGCVAQLFIFLALGSTECLLLAVMSFDRFVAICRPLHYSVIMHQRLCLQLAAMSWVSGFSNSVLQSTLTLQMPLCGHNEVDHFFCEVPALLRLSCVDTTANEAELFFISVLFLLIPVTLILISYAFIVQAVLRIQSVEGRRKAFGTCGSHLIVVSLFYGTAIYMYLQPPSPASKDRGKMVSLFYGIITPMLNPLIYTLRNKDVKGAFKRLIARILLIKKYPNDRPC